A genomic segment from Deltaproteobacteria bacterium encodes:
- a CDS encoding nucleoside-diphosphate sugar epimerase, with translation MNILVTGGAGFIGSHLCDHLISEGEYVSVIDDLSTGFFENIAHLQGNSRFQYVNDTILNKDRMDSLIRKCDVIVHLAAAVGVKYVVENPLSSIETNIRGTEIALNLANKYKKKILIASTSEVYGKHMHAPLKEDDNLIYGPPTTMRWSYAASKLIDEFTALAYHRIKKLRVAMFRCFNTIGPRQTGLYGMVVPRFIQQALRNEPMTVFGDGRQTRTFTYVGDVVEAICRLMECEKAIGEVVNIGGTEEISISELAERIKSLAGSNSEIIYIPYEQVYGKNFEDMMRRVPSSEKLDNLIGFVPQMPLDTILERTIEYFGSSKIGNWELGKIQRCECAI, from the coding sequence ATGAATATTTTGGTTACCGGCGGAGCGGGTTTTATCGGGTCCCATCTATGTGATCACCTTATTTCTGAAGGAGAGTATGTCTCAGTCATAGATGATCTTTCCACCGGTTTTTTTGAAAATATAGCCCATCTGCAGGGTAATTCGAGGTTTCAATATGTAAACGACACTATCCTGAATAAGGACAGGATGGATAGTCTTATCAGAAAGTGTGATGTAATAGTTCATCTTGCTGCTGCTGTAGGCGTTAAATATGTTGTAGAGAATCCGCTTTCCTCTATCGAAACCAACATTCGCGGGACTGAAATCGCACTTAATCTGGCCAATAAATACAAGAAAAAAATACTCATAGCGTCAACGTCAGAAGTCTACGGAAAACATATGCATGCCCCTCTTAAAGAGGATGATAACTTGATTTATGGTCCTCCCACCACCATGCGCTGGAGCTATGCGGCTTCCAAGCTTATTGATGAGTTTACCGCACTTGCATATCATCGTATCAAAAAGCTCAGGGTGGCTATGTTTCGTTGCTTCAATACAATAGGCCCAAGGCAGACAGGCCTCTATGGAATGGTGGTACCCAGGTTTATTCAGCAGGCACTGAGGAATGAGCCTATGACAGTTTTTGGTGACGGCCGGCAGACCCGCACGTTCACTTATGTTGGAGATGTAGTAGAGGCCATATGCCGACTCATGGAGTGTGAAAAGGCAATCGGTGAAGTAGTAAATATAGGAGGTACGGAGGAAATCTCTATATCAGAGCTTGCCGAGCGTATAAAGTCCCTTGCCGGGAGCAATTCCGAAATAATTTATATTCCTTACGAACAGGTCTATGGCAAAAACTTCGAGGACATGATGCGCAGGGTTCCTTCATCTGAAAAACTCGACAACCTAATAGGTTTTGTTCCACAAATGCCTCTTGATACGATTCTTGAAAGGACCATAGAATATTTTGGCAGTAGTAAAATTGGGAATTGGGAATTGGGAAAAATACAAAGATGTGAATGCGCTATCTAA